In Lentimicrobium sp. L6, the genomic window GCGTTCGAGCGGGTCTTTTAATTTACCTAGGCGCAGTGGGGTTAATAGGTCAGATTGGGAAATTAAATGCTTGGTCTGAAGCTGGGGATGTTTCATTTATTTCTTTTGCTGTAATAGGCGTCACTATACTAATTTATGCCTATTTAGCTCGTATTGGCAAACGTTGGTTGGCCATTCCTTTGTGTTCTGCTCTAGCAGGAATTATAGCCTTTGGTTTGGGAGCACATTTTGAATTTACAACTCCTCCTGGTCTTCCTCATTTCAATCCGATGTGGTGGTGGGGCGAAGATACAGGTTGGCAATTAGGCTGGCCTAACTTTGGTCATTTTATTGCAGTAATTCCTTTCGCTATTTTAGCCGTTGCTATGTGGTCTCCAGATTATTTAGGACACCGTGTTTTCCAAGAAATGAACTATCCTAAAAAAGCCAAAGATGTTTTAATGGATATTGATGATACCATGACTGTTGCCTCTATTCGACAAGCTGTTGGTACTTTCCTTGGTGGAGGTAATATTGCTTCTTCATGGGGTACTTATATGATTCCTGCAGCGATTGCAAAAAGACCTATTCCTGGTGGTGCTGTGCTAACTGGAATATTCTGTATTCTTGCAGCTGTGCTTGGATATCCTATGGATTTAGCCATGTGGGAACCAGTCCTAAGAATTGCATTAATAGTTGGTGTTTTTCTTCCATTACTTGAAGCGGGTATGCAAATGATTAGAAAACAACAAGATTCTTTAAGTGC contains:
- a CDS encoding DUF3360 family protein, whose protein sequence is MSKTYKEKRRDSKDFSTRKEYLEHELEVMKFRKWRINLPFRDFRIELEDFVPALAATIGKVVMVTAMVAAFASQFGLSPEFVAENVRYELLIAGGIFVILFSAILNPNANLAGTHGPMIPLIPIIAAAGGHPLALGLLIGVFGLTLSITKGGSKLMTLTGVGVRAGLLIYLGAVGLIGQIGKLNAWSEAGDVSFISFAVIGVTILIYAYLARIGKRWLAIPLCSALAGIIAFGLGAHFEFTTPPGLPHFNPMWWWGEDTGWQLGWPNFGHFIAVIPFAILAVAMWSPDYLGHRVFQEMNYPKKAKDVLMDIDDTMTVASIRQAVGTFLGGGNIASSWGTYMIPAAIAKRPIPGGAVLTGIFCILAAVLGYPMDLAMWEPVLRIALIVGVFLPLLEAGMQMIRKQQDSLSAGTCIFASAFVNPVFGWALTMLLDNLGLIGDRDRAKDLSWKEKLVIPGVMFIVCVVSLALVGQLPGIKGMF